A segment of the Mangrovimonas sp. YM274 genome:
ACGATCACGGAGAGGTGGCCAAAACCATGCTGAACGGTTTGGAAGATTCCAATTCTTTTGAAGTAATAGAGAAACAAACCGAAGAGGAAGCCAAAAATTTGGTGTCTAAAGGAGATTATCAATTGGCTGTAATAATTCCGGAGCAGTTAACGCAGGATTTGCAACAGAAAATAGCCAATAATGTGGATGGTATTATGGCTAAAGTAATGGGAGAAGAGGCCGATACCTTGCCGCAACGTATTGTGGAAAACAAAGAAGTAAGGTTGTATTTTGATCCGGCAACACAGCAATCTTTTAAAAGTTCTGTGAAAAATGGGATTGATAAAATGATATCAAAAATAGAAACACAATCTATTTACAAAGCTTTTCAAGAGCAGATCTCAGACAATCCAGAAGAGGCCATTTTTGAAACGGACAATTTTATTACATTCAAAGAAATTCTGCCCAAAATAGAGGGGCGGGATGTGCTGCCTAATTCCGTACAGCATAATGTCCCGGCTTGGACCTTATTTGCCATCTTTTTTATCATTGTTCCTTTGTCCATCAACATGGTGAAGGAAAAAAGTCAGGGAACTTTTGTGCGTTTACGAACCAATCCGGTATCCTACGCCACGGTATTGGGAGGGAAGACCATTCTGTATTTATTGGTCTGTTTAGTTCAGTTTGTTTTGATGTTGTTGGTAGGGGTGTATGTATTTCCTTCTATGGGACTTCCTGCATTGGATGTGTCAGGGCGCTTGCTCTTGTTGTTCGTGGTGGCTATTTTTTCCGGTTTGGCAGCCATAGGTTTAGGCTTGTTGTTGGGAACTGTGGCCAAGACTCAAGAACAGTCGGCACCATTTGGAGCTACATTTGTGGTGATATTGGCTGCAATAGGCGGTGTTTGGGTGCCAGTATTTATCATGCCCAAGTTTATGCAATTGCTGTCTAATATTTCACCAATGAATTGGGGGCTCAATGCTTTTTACGACGTATTTTTACGACATGCTACTCTATTGGATATTGTTCCTGAGATAACATTATTATTTATATTCTTTATATTAACTACCCTAATTGCTATTGTTTATAATGAAAAGAAAAATGCGGTCTAAACACAAGGAAATAGTTCATGAAAGTGAGGTGAGGGTGCGCTTTGTAGAAACCGATCCTCTCGGTATTGTATGGCATGGCAATTATATTCAATATTTTGAAGATGGAAGGGAAGCCTTTGGTAGAAAACACGGTATTTCATATTTAGATCAAAAGGAGCATGGGTATGCTACGCCTATCGTAAAATCTAGTACAGACCATAAGCTACCCTTGAAGTACGGCGATGTGGCCACTGTTAAAACCATTTATGTGGATACACCTGCTGCCAAAATGGTATTTCGTTATGAAATATACAATCAGAAAAAGCAATTGGTATGCACAGGTGAAACCATTCAAGTATTTGTCGATAATATTGGAGAAGGAGATCTGTCACTAAACATTCCGACGTTTTTTATGGATTGGAAGCAAAAAGTGGGGTTGCTGGATGAATAAGATATACGTTTCACATAACAACATTGTTTCATCACTAGGCTTTGACAGTCCTACGGTTGTAGAGCATATTAAGTCTGAAGTTACGGGACTTGCATTGGTTGAAAATGAAACACTGCATGCAGAACCATTTTACTCTTCTTTAATAAATACAGGAAAACTACAAGCGGCATTCCATGAACTGCAATCTCAAGACGATTACACGAGATTGGAACAAATGATGATTGTTTCCCTGCAAAAGGTTATTGAAGCATCCAACATTACATTAGATGAACGTGTTGGTTTGATTATTTCTACTACAAAAGGAAATGTAGATGTGTTGGACGCTGATAATCCGTTTCCAAAGGAAAGGGCTTATTTAAGTGAACTCGGCAGGGTTGTAAAAGCGTTTTTTGGTTTTAAAAACGAGGCTATTGTGGTATCTAATGCCTGTGTGTCTGGAATTTTATCGGTAGCTATAGCCAAGAGGTATATTGAGCAAAATGTGTATGACCATGTATTTGTGGTAAGTGGAGATGTGGTAAGTGAGTTTATATTGTCTGGTTTCAATTCTTTTCAAGCCATGAGTAATGAACTTTGCAAACCTTATGATAAACATAGAAAGGGGATTAATATAGGGGAAGTGGCAGCGAGCATTTTGGTAACAAAGGATGATACTAATTTGGCAGATGAGGCCATGGCCATTTTGGGAGAAGGCTCCTGTAACGATGCCAATCATATTTCAGGACCATCAAGAACCGGTGAAGGATTGTATAGGAGTATGGGAACGGCATTTAAGGAAGCGGGTATTAAACCTGAAAACATAGATTACATATCAGCCCATGGAACGGCCACTTTGTTTAATGACGAAATGGAGGCGATAGCCTTCAATAGAATGGGGCTGCATGAGGTGCCGTTAAACAGTTTGAAAGGGTATTTTGGGCATACATTGGGAGCTTCTGGATTATTGGAAACCATTGTCGGTATGCATTCCGTACACAATAAAACATTGTTCAAATCTCTAGGTTTTGAAACCATGGGAGTGAGCCAGCCAATAAATGTAATAACATACACAACACCACATAATATGCAGACCTTTTTAAAAACAGCCTCAGGATTTGGAGGTTGTAATACGGCTGTAATTTTTCAAAAACCAACGCAATAAACCGCAAAACTATGGCAAACAATTCTATTCGTGCAATCGATGCCCTTGAAGAGGCTCACAAAATTGCTTTTGCACCCTTCGTATTTCAAGCAGTTGTCTCGCTTCGTAAATTAGGTGTATTTGATAAGATTTTTCAATACCGAAAGAAGGGAGGGATTTCCATAGAGGGGATTGCAGAAGAATTGTCGTTAAGTGCATATGGAGTTGGGGTGTTACTTGAAATTGCCGAGAGTTCGGATATTGTAACGAAAGATGCTCAAGGCAATTACGAAATTACTACGACGGGCTATTTTTTGACCTACAACGAAACCGTTAATGTAAATATCAACTTTACTCAAGATGTCTGCTATAAAGGGTTGTATCATTTAGAAGATGCCATTAAAACGGGAAAACCTCAAGGACTAAAGGAATTGGGGGATTGGAGTACCATTTATGAAGGGTTGTCTAAATTATCGCCCCAACAGCAAAAGTCTTGGTTCGATTTTGACCATCATTATTCCGATGATATTTTTGGAGAAGCATTAAAAAAAGTATTCGCCAAAGAGCGTAAACATATTTTTGATATTGGTGCTAATACCGGTAAGTTCTCAATACGTTGTAGTAAGTTCAATAAGGAGGTGAAGGTCACTATGGTGGACCTTCCAGGCCAATTGACAAAAGCCATGGCAAATGTAGAACAAGAAGGCGTGCAGGATCGGGTGCATCCATATGAAATTGATTGGCTATCTAAAGATCCTAAAATACCGGCAGGAGCCGATACAATTTGGTTATGCCAATTTTTGGATTGTTTTTCAAAACCGGAAATAGAAAAGATTTTAACCATCTGTGCCAATGCCATGGACGATAAGGCTGAGCTTATTATTGTAGAAACCTTTACGGATAGACAGCGCTTTGACAATGCTAAATTTATTTTGGAGGCCACGTCATTATATTTTACTGTTCTAGCCAACGGAAATAGCAAAATGTACCAAGCCAAGGAGTTAATGGAAGTTGTAAATAATGCAGGGCTTGTGGTTAAGGAAGACCAACCTTTGGGAGAATACCATACTATGTTGGTTTGTCAAAAGAAATAGATAATGGAGTCAGCAGTAAACATTTGTTCATATGCTTCGATAAGGGATGGAAAAGTGACCTTAAAGGGAGATACTCTTTTTGAGGGGAGGCAATCTGATTTTGCAGAATTTATCAAAGCTGCTTATAAGTCGTTTGGGTTAAAATACCCTAAGTTCTTTAAGATGGATAACTTGAGTAAATTAGCTTTTCTAACGGCTGAAGCAATCCTTAAAAATGAGCAATTGAATTTAGATGCTGAAAATAACATAGCCATTGTGCTATCCAATAGAGCTTCTAGTTTAGATACTGATAGGGCTCACCAAACCTCCATTCAAAATAAAGAAAAATATTACCCAAGTCCGGCAGTATTTGTATACACGCTGCCTAATATTTGTATAGGGGAGATTAGTATAAAATATAAACTGTATTCTGAAAATAGTTTTTTTATATTTGACAGATTTAATGCCGATCATTTGTTGACTTCAGCAAACAGCCTTTTGGAAAGCGGAAAAGCAGACCAAGTGTTATGCGGATGGGTAGATTATGATACAGATGATTACGAAGCATTTTTGTATTTGGTTTCCAAAAATTCTGGACTTCCTCATACAAGAGAACAAATTTTAACATTATACAATACTTAAATATGGAAGCTTTAAAACAAGAATTGAAAGAGAACATTATAGAGCAATTAAATTTGGAAGATATGGTGGTTGCCGATATTGCAGATGATGATATGCTGTTTGGCGATGGCCTTGGTTTGGACTCTATTGATGCCTTGGAATTGATTGTAATGCTCGATAAAAACTACGGGATTAAGCTTACCGATCCAAAAGAAGGACGTGCCATTTTTGAATCTATCAACACGATGGCCGCTTATATTTCTGAACACAGAACCAAGTAATTTTTTTTAATGGGGAAAGGAGTAGCTATAACTGGAATGGGGATAGTTTCTGCCATAGGTAACAATGTGGCCGAAAATTACCAATCGCTGATTTTGGGAAATAAGGGAATTTCCAGAATTTCCAAAATCGAAACCATTCACAGAGATGATATTATGGTGGGCGAAATTGCTGCCACAAATCAAGAGCTCATAACTCAATTGGGGTTATCTCCAGAAAACAATTATTCCAGGACGGCACTTCTTGGTGGCGTGGCGGCCAAACAGGCTGTTGATAGTGCAGGGATATTTGATATTTCGCAATATAAAACAGGATTGGTTTCTGCTACCAGCGTAGGTGGTATGGACATGACCGAGAAATATTATTACGAATATCCAAACAACCAAGCGGTTCAAAAATACATCCATGGGCACCATGCTGGTGATTCTACCCAAAAAATAGCGGAACAACTCGGTATTGAAAAAGGCTTGGTAACCACAATTAGTACGGCGTGTTCTTCGGCTGCCAATGCTATTATGTTTGGAGCTCGATTGATTAAATCTGGTCAGTTGGACCGGGTCGTGGTTGGTGGTGCGGATTGTTTGTCGAAGTTTACTATTAATGGGTTTAAAACCTTGATGATTCTGTCGGATACCTACAATACGCCTTTTGATGAACACCGTAAAGGATTAAATCTGGGAGAGGCTGCTGCTTTCTTGGTTTTAGAGTCGGATGCTGTGGTAGAAGCTGAAAACAAACCGGTATTGGCTTATGTAAAAGGTTATGGTAATGCCAACGACGCCTTTCACCAAACTGCGTCATCCGATTTTGGGGATGGGGCAACTTTAGCGATGGAAAAAGCACTTCAAGTAGCAGGATTGGAGCCTAAGGATATCGATTATATCAATGCTCATGGCACATCCACAGGAAATAACGATTTGTCTGAAGGACGTGCTATCATAAGGGTTTTTGGAGATGCGGTTCCTGAATTCAGTTCAACAAAAGCTTTTACCGGCCATACATTGGCAGCTGCAGGAGCTATAGAAGCGGTGTACTCTATTTTGGCTCTTCAGCACAATGAGATTTTTCCAAACTTAAACTATAAAACTCCCATGGAAGCCTTTCATATTCAACCAGAGGCGACCTTAAAATCAAAGGAGTTACACACGGTAATGTCCAATTCGTTTGGTTTTGGAGGAAATTGTTCCACTGTGATATTTTCAAAAGAAGCCTAATGAGAAGTGTATATATAAATAGCATCGGATCTATTTCTGCTCAAAAAACATTTGATAGTACTGAGTTTTTAAATGAAGTGTTGTCCTATAAAGAACTGGTTTTGCCTGTGGTGAACCCTAATTATAAGGATTATATTCCCCCTGCTGCTGCGCGTAGGATGGCAAAAGGAATCAAGATGGGAGTGGTAGCATCTAAAATTGCATTAAAAGACGCAGGACTGGAGGAAGTAGATGCTATTATTACAGGAACAGGAATGGGATGTCTAAAGGATTCTGAAAAATTTCTCAGCGCTATCTTGGATAATAATGAACAATACCTTACCCCTACCTCCTTTATACAGTCTACTCATAATACGGTGGGAGGGCAAATAGCATTGGAACTACAATGTAAGGGGTATAATTTTACCTATGTGCACTCTAGTGTCTCTTTTGAATCAGCCTTGATGGATGCCAAACTGCAACTGGAGTTGGATGAGGCAAAACATATTTTAATAGGAGGAGTTGATGAAATTGGCGATTATACGGTAGAGCTTCATAAGCTGGTGAATCATATAAAAGCGGAAGCAGAAGATTCATTACAGGTTTTAAACTCGAATACCAAAGGAGCTATTTATGGGGAAGGCGCTAACTTTTTTGTGCTATCCAACGAAAAAACGGAACATTCTTACGCAAAACTAACTGCGGTGACTGTTTTTAATACTTTGCCAAAATCAGAATTAAACATTGAGGTAGAAGCGTTTTTATTTGCCAATGGTTTGTCTGTTGAAGATATTGATGTTGTTGTATTGGGGAATAATGGCGATGTCCAGTTTGATGGTTATTATGAAACTTTATCAAGTGGATTGCTTCAAAATACCCCACAAGTATGCTATAAACATTTATGTGGAGAATTTAATACTGCGTCCTCTTTTGCATTTTGGGTTGCGGTTAAAATATTGAAGACACAGTCTTTGCCGGAAGTACTTCAATACAATAATCGTACGGTTACAGATATAAAAAATGTGTTGTTGTACAATCAGTACAGAGGCGAGAATCACAGCTTTACCTTAGTACAGCAATGTTAAAATTTAAAACGGTAAATATAGCGGCAGTTTTTGTTTTTGTAAGTTTGCTGCTCCTTTCTACTGTTTATGACATTTCAATTTTTTGGTTTTTAGTAGTAGTGTTTTTATGGTTAGCATTGACTGCTATGGGGTCTGCTTTTGTTGGTTGGAACTACCACGTACCTTCCATTAACTTTTGTCCGAAAACCGTTAAAAACCAAGTGGCCATAACGTTCGATGATGGACCTAATCCAGAGTATACTCCAAGAGTATTGGAGCTTTTAAAGGTCTATAATGCGAAAGCTACATTCTTTTGTATCGGGAAGCATATTGCGGCACACCCCGAACTTTTTAAACGTATTTTGGAAGAGGGACATACCGTAGGAAACCATACCTTTTCGCATCGCTCTAGTTTTGGGTTTTTGCCAACCTCGAAGGTGGTTTCGGAATTAACACAAACCAACGCTATTGCCAAAAAGCATTCGGGATTGCAATTACAGCTATACCGGCCAGCATTTGGAGTTACCAATCCTAATATTGCAAAGGCTTTGAAAATATTGGGGCTGCAGTCTGTTGGTTGGAACAAACGTTCTTTGGACACTACTTCATTGAGTGAAACAGAAATTCTAAAAAGAATTACCACCAATCTTAAAAAAGGCGACATTATCCTTTTACATGATACAAGCGAAAAATCGGTAAGGGTTTTGGAACAGTTATTGCTATTTTTACGCCAAGAAAACCTGGAATCTGTTTCGGTAGATTCACTTTGTAACATGAAAGCTTATGCGTAACCTTGTCTACTTTTTGTTATTAGTGTTTGGAACATTGAAGGCGCAAACCCCAATGACCGCTTCACAAGCCAATGCTTTAAAAGATAAGGTCAAATCTTTGGCATTGGCTACCAATTCTATTGTGAGCGATTTTACGCAGTATAAGCATATGGACTTTTTGTCTGAGGACATAGTGACCAAGGGGAATATGGCCTTTAAATCACCAGATTTATTAAAATGGGCTTATTTGGAGCCTTTTCAGTATCAGGTGATTTTTAAAAATGAAACCCTGTATATAGATGATGAAGGCAAGAAAAGCGATGTGGATTTGGGGGCCAATAAAATGTTTAAGGAATTAAATACTCTTATCGTTAGAAGTGTTAAAGGCGATATGTTTGACGACACGGCTTTTGATATTGCCTATTTTACAATTGATAAGTCTAGCGAAGTTCATTTTGCTCCAAAGGATACTAGGTTTTCAAAATTCATAAAAAACTTTCAAATTACGTTTAATGGAGAAGGGGATGTTGTAGAGGTTAAAATGGTAGAACCTTCAGGGGACTATACCAAAATTGTTTTCAATAATAAAGTACTAAACCCTCCTTTGGATGACGAGATATTTGCTCATTAGCATAGGGCTACTTTTGTTGGTTGCCTGCGGTTCGTATCCAAAACGGCAAGGCTTTCAAATAGAAGAAAAAGCGGCTTTGATTGTAAATCCTTATTTTTCGGATGTATCTAAAGATTATGTTTACAAAGCAAACATTGAGGTTTACGGCAAGACTTTTGGAGGTCTTTTAATTGTAAAAAAGATAGAGGAAAGCAAGCATAGGGTGGTGTTTACCACAGAGATGGGGAATAAATTGTTCGATTTTAGTTTTGAAAATGAGGTTTTTACGGTGAATTATATTTTGGAGGAATTGGACAAAAAAATGCTTATCAACATTTTGCGGGATGATTTTTTGGTATTTGTTCAAAGTCCGATACAAATTGAGAACGCTTATAGCAAGGATAATTTCCATATTTTTGAAGCAGAATTAAATGGGAAGCCTCATTTTTATTTTTTTAAAAATGATCAATTACTTGAGGTGCTGAGAACAAAGGGGAGTAAAGAAAAAGTAAGTTTTTTGTTTAATGATATAGAGAGGGGATTAGCTAAAAAGATTGAGATTACACACCATAATATTAAGTTGAAAATTAACCTTAAATCAATCAAATAACCAATACTATGAAACATTTATCATTGACTTTTCTGTTTGTTATGGCTGCTGTTACCTTTGGTTTTTCGCAGGTAAAGGTACGTCCCGGGCTTAAATTAGGATTCAATTCTTCTACGGTTTCCAACCTTCCAAGGTCAGAATCTAAATTGGGGTTTCAAGGAGCTATGTTTGCCAATGTTCATTTTGTGAGTTTTTACGAGTTACAAGCTGAAGCTTCGTTTTCCAATCAAGGATATGAGAGGAACGCCATGGGCGAAAGTGGAGATGTTGATATAAAATATATTGGTTTTGCTTTGTCCAATAAATTTTTTGTAGTGCCAAATTTGGGCTTGCACTTGTTGGTTGGGCCTAGTGTGGAAGTAAATGTTTCCGATGAGGATGCAGACATTACCCCTTTTGATTTTTCCTTTTTTGGAGGTGTGGGTTATGAGTTTCCCTTTGGATTGGGGCTTGAACTTCGATATAAGCAAGGCATAATTGATATAAGAGATGGATATTGGGAGGAGTTTGAAGAAGGAGACGAACTGTTTGACGACAATGTGTTAAATGGGGTATTGCAGTTTGGAGTATTCTACAAATTCCAATTCTAGCCAAAATTAAATAAGATACCTAGAGGGACAGTGACCTTGGGATTTAAATAAAGATATGTTGTTAAAGGATTTTTATACCGTAAATGAAATAGCTGTCGCTGATCAATCTGCGACGGCAAAAATAACGATAAACAAGGAGCACGAAGTGTTCAAGGGGCATTTTCCTGGAAACCCAGTAACTCCTGGTGTGTGCATGATGCAGATTATTAAAGAACTCACGGAAGAGATTGTAGGTGAAAAGCTGTTTATGGAATCTTGTAGCAATGTAAAGTTTATGGCTATTATCAATCCAGAGCTTACGCCTGTATTACATTTAGACCTGTCTATTTCCAAAGATGATAATTTGGTCAAGGTTAAAAATGCAACAAAATTCAATGATACTGTTGCCCTTAAATTATCTTCTGTCTTTAAAGTAGTAAAAGGATGAAAACATTGTTTCTTTTGGCTGGAGCTTTTCTTTTGATGCAAAGTTTGGACTTGGCAGAGGTTCGCAGCGCCTATAAAGAAGCTGCTCATGATAGCTCAAAAGTTGAGGTTTTCTATAAATCTTTGTCTGCGGTTACCAAGGATGACAATATTTCATTGGTGGCTTATAAAGGAGCTGCCATTGCACTAAAAGCTAAGCAAGCCCCAACCATAAAAGAAAAAAAAGCAGGCTTTATGGAAGGTGTGTCTTTAATTGAGTTTGCAATTGCTAAGGAGCCTAATGCCATTGAACCACGCTTTGTGCGTTTGGGAATTCAGGAAAATACACCTAAACTATTGAAATACAAAGAGGATATAGAAGAGGATAAATCGATGCTGCTGAGTGAATTCAAAAACATCAATTCTTCCAACCTTAAAGGGCATATTAAGGACTATATTTTACAGTCTAAAGTCTTTACAACTGAAGAAAAAACAGTAATTTCGAAGCTCTAATAGAATAAGCTTTCATTTCAGTGAATACGGACCCAATCTCACAAAAAATCAAAGACCTTAAGGCTTGTGTGTTGATTCCTACATACAATAACCATCGCACCTTGCAAAGGGTTCTTGATGGAGTCTTGGAATACACAGATGATATCTTGGTTGTTAATGACGGTTCGACAGATGCAACTAAGTCAATATTGCAATCTTACACTAATATTCATTGTCTGCATTTTAATGAGAACAAAGGGAAAGGTGTTGCTTTAAGGGAAGGGTTTAAAAAAGCTGTGGAGCTGACTTATGACTATGTTATTACCATCGATTCAGATGGGCAGCATTTTCCTAGTGATATCCCCGTGTTTTTAGAGGCTTTAGAAAATCATCCTACGGGAGAGTTACTGCTTATTGGAGCGCGTAATATGAGTCAGGAAGGGGTGCCCTCCAAAAGTAGTTTTGGGAATAAGTTTTCCAATTTTTGGTTTTGGTTTGAGACTGGAATCAAATTGGACGATACCCAATCGGGCTTTCGACTTTATCCACTGAAGCATTTAAAGGCGCTTAAATTTTATACTACCAAGTTTGAGTTTGAAATTGAGGTGATTGTAAAGGCAGCATGGCGAGACGTTGAAGTGAAAAATGTACCTATTCAAGTGCTTTATGATGAAAGTGAAAGAGTTTCGCACTTTAGGCCCTTCAAGGATTTTACCCGAATAAGTATTTTAAACACTTGGTTGGTGTTTTTAACCATCTTTTACATAAAACCGCGGGAGGTCTATAGAAATCTTAAAAAAAAAGGTGTTAAGCGTTTTTTGATAGAAGACTTTCTGGGAAGTTATGATTCGCCTAGTAAAAAGGCTTTGTCCATTGCCTTGGGAGTGTTTATTGGGCTATCGCCGTTTTGGGGATTTCATACTGTTTTGGTGATTTTCCTTGCTATTTTTTTAAAGTTGAATAAGCCTATTGCCTTTGCTTTCTCTAATGTAAGCTTGCCGCCTTTCATTCCACTTGTATTATATACAAGTTCAAAAATAGGACAATACATTTTAGGAGTAGATTTTTCATATTCTATTGAAGAGATTACGTCTAATTTTGGGGCAATCCGTCATTTTGAAGCCTATTTGATCGGGAGTTTTACTTTGGCAATTATCATGTCCGCGCTTTCAGGAATGGTAGGATTTCTTTTCTTTTCTATTTTTGACAAAAAGAAAGTGATTTTAAAGAATGGCTAAAGTGTTCTACACGCTATACCAAACTATTTCCAAAAGAAAAACAATTGGTTTTATTGGAATGCTATTGACTGTACTTGTACTGTCATGGCTGGCAAGCCAAATTGTTTTTGAAGAAGATATCACTAAGCTTATTCCTGTTGAAGAAAAGGATTCTGATGTTCAAAAGGTACTTCAAACCGTAAATTTTGCCGATAAAATTATTGTACATGTTTCAAAGGAGCCTGATGGTGAAGTTGAAGATTTAACGGAATATGCCTCAGAGTTTTTGAATAGTGTTAGTTCCAATTTTACGGCTTATGTTCAAGATGTTCAGGGACGTGTAAAGGATGAGCAGGCATTGCAAACTTTGGATTTTGTCTATGAAAACCTTCCCTTATTTCTGGATGATGCGGACTACTCGACTATTCAAAGCAAATTAGCTAAGGACAGTATAAATGCCATTACCAAAAACAATTATAAAACGTTAGTTTCTCCAACTGGAATTGTTGCCAAGCAAACTATTTTAAAGGATCCTTTGGGGATTTCGTTTATGGGGCTTAATAAACTAAGGCAGTTAAATATTGGAGATGAGTTTACCTTACATAATGGGTTTTTGTTGAGTAAGGATCAAAACCATCTACTGCTGTTTATTACACCAAATTTTAGTTCTAGTGAAACGGCTCAAAATACCTTGTTTGCTGAGGAACTATATGGACTTCAAGATGCATTGAATAGGAGTTTTCAAGATAAGAACGTACAAAGTGAATATTTTGGAGGAGCATTGATTGCTGTTGAAAATGCCAAACAGATTAAGAAGGATATTCAGTTTACGGTAGGGATCGCCATGACTGTTTTGCTAATTATTCTAATCGTTTTTTATAAACGGCTATGGTTGCCAATTGTACTTTTTACACCAACTCTTTTTGGCGGATTAGTAGCCATTGCAGTTTTGTTCCTTATTAGGGAAAAAATATCAGCAGTTTCCTTAGGAATTGGATCGGTGCTTTTGGGGGTAACCTTAGATTATTCGTTACATGTATTAACACATATTAGGAGCAATAGTAACGTGAAAGCCTTGTATGAGGATATCACTAAGCCTATTTTGATGAGTAGTTTAACCACTGCCTTGGCGTTTTTATGTCTATTGTTTGTGAAATCGCAGGCACTCCAGGATTTAGGTGTTTTTGCGGCCATTAGTGTTTTGGGAGCTTCGGTTTTTGCACTAATTTTTATTCCGCAGGTATACAAGGAGTCAAGAGAACGTACAACAAAATCTACTTGGATTGATACATTGGCATCGTTTCCGTGGCACCGTAAAAAGTGGGCCTTT
Coding sequences within it:
- a CDS encoding 3-oxoacyl-ACP synthase, with amino-acid sequence MESAVNICSYASIRDGKVTLKGDTLFEGRQSDFAEFIKAAYKSFGLKYPKFFKMDNLSKLAFLTAEAILKNEQLNLDAENNIAIVLSNRASSLDTDRAHQTSIQNKEKYYPSPAVFVYTLPNICIGEISIKYKLYSENSFFIFDRFNADHLLTSANSLLESGKADQVLCGWVDYDTDDYEAFLYLVSKNSGLPHTREQILTLYNT
- a CDS encoding class I SAM-dependent methyltransferase is translated as MANNSIRAIDALEEAHKIAFAPFVFQAVVSLRKLGVFDKIFQYRKKGGISIEGIAEELSLSAYGVGVLLEIAESSDIVTKDAQGNYEITTTGYFLTYNETVNVNINFTQDVCYKGLYHLEDAIKTGKPQGLKELGDWSTIYEGLSKLSPQQQKSWFDFDHHYSDDIFGEALKKVFAKERKHIFDIGANTGKFSIRCSKFNKEVKVTMVDLPGQLTKAMANVEQEGVQDRVHPYEIDWLSKDPKIPAGADTIWLCQFLDCFSKPEIEKILTICANAMDDKAELIIVETFTDRQRFDNAKFILEATSLYFTVLANGNSKMYQAKELMEVVNNAGLVVKEDQPLGEYHTMLVCQKK
- a CDS encoding beta-ketoacyl synthase N-terminal-like domain-containing protein, coding for MRSVYINSIGSISAQKTFDSTEFLNEVLSYKELVLPVVNPNYKDYIPPAAARRMAKGIKMGVVASKIALKDAGLEEVDAIITGTGMGCLKDSEKFLSAILDNNEQYLTPTSFIQSTHNTVGGQIALELQCKGYNFTYVHSSVSFESALMDAKLQLELDEAKHILIGGVDEIGDYTVELHKLVNHIKAEAEDSLQVLNSNTKGAIYGEGANFFVLSNEKTEHSYAKLTAVTVFNTLPKSELNIEVEAFLFANGLSVEDIDVVVLGNNGDVQFDGYYETLSSGLLQNTPQVCYKHLCGEFNTASSFAFWVAVKILKTQSLPEVLQYNNRTVTDIKNVLLYNQYRGENHSFTLVQQC
- a CDS encoding beta-ketoacyl-[acyl-carrier-protein] synthase family protein; translation: MGKGVAITGMGIVSAIGNNVAENYQSLILGNKGISRISKIETIHRDDIMVGEIAATNQELITQLGLSPENNYSRTALLGGVAAKQAVDSAGIFDISQYKTGLVSATSVGGMDMTEKYYYEYPNNQAVQKYIHGHHAGDSTQKIAEQLGIEKGLVTTISTACSSAANAIMFGARLIKSGQLDRVVVGGADCLSKFTINGFKTLMILSDTYNTPFDEHRKGLNLGEAAAFLVLESDAVVEAENKPVLAYVKGYGNANDAFHQTASSDFGDGATLAMEKALQVAGLEPKDIDYINAHGTSTGNNDLSEGRAIIRVFGDAVPEFSSTKAFTGHTLAAAGAIEAVYSILALQHNEIFPNLNYKTPMEAFHIQPEATLKSKELHTVMSNSFGFGGNCSTVIFSKEA
- a CDS encoding thioesterase family protein, producing MKRKMRSKHKEIVHESEVRVRFVETDPLGIVWHGNYIQYFEDGREAFGRKHGISYLDQKEHGYATPIVKSSTDHKLPLKYGDVATVKTIYVDTPAAKMVFRYEIYNQKKQLVCTGETIQVFVDNIGEGDLSLNIPTFFMDWKQKVGLLDE
- a CDS encoding phosphopantetheine-binding protein, giving the protein MEALKQELKENIIEQLNLEDMVVADIADDDMLFGDGLGLDSIDALELIVMLDKNYGIKLTDPKEGRAIFESINTMAAYISEHRTK
- a CDS encoding beta-ketoacyl synthase N-terminal-like domain-containing protein: MNKIYVSHNNIVSSLGFDSPTVVEHIKSEVTGLALVENETLHAEPFYSSLINTGKLQAAFHELQSQDDYTRLEQMMIVSLQKVIEASNITLDERVGLIISTTKGNVDVLDADNPFPKERAYLSELGRVVKAFFGFKNEAIVVSNACVSGILSVAIAKRYIEQNVYDHVFVVSGDVVSEFILSGFNSFQAMSNELCKPYDKHRKGINIGEVAASILVTKDDTNLADEAMAILGEGSCNDANHISGPSRTGEGLYRSMGTAFKEAGIKPENIDYISAHGTATLFNDEMEAIAFNRMGLHEVPLNSLKGYFGHTLGASGLLETIVGMHSVHNKTLFKSLGFETMGVSQPINVITYTTPHNMQTFLKTASGFGGCNTAVIFQKPTQ
- a CDS encoding ABC transporter permease, with amino-acid sequence MHKLWASTYKEFLLLFRDIGGVAILFVMPLVLIITITLIQDSTFQTVKDVKIPVLIVDNDHGEVAKTMLNGLEDSNSFEVIEKQTEEEAKNLVSKGDYQLAVIIPEQLTQDLQQKIANNVDGIMAKVMGEEADTLPQRIVENKEVRLYFDPATQQSFKSSVKNGIDKMISKIETQSIYKAFQEQISDNPEEAIFETDNFITFKEILPKIEGRDVLPNSVQHNVPAWTLFAIFFIIVPLSINMVKEKSQGTFVRLRTNPVSYATVLGGKTILYLLVCLVQFVLMLLVGVYVFPSMGLPALDVSGRLLLLFVVAIFSGLAAIGLGLLLGTVAKTQEQSAPFGATFVVILAAIGGVWVPVFIMPKFMQLLSNISPMNWGLNAFYDVFLRHATLLDIVPEITLLFIFFILTTLIAIVYNEKKNAV